TCGTGAGGTGCTTGACATTAGTTAAGGGTAAACTTTATTAGATGTCCTTTATGTTATTTATCACTTCTCtattataaaaccttatttATGTCAGTTGCAAGTGAATGGCTTTTTTTGTCTCTGTTTATTTATACCTTTTCTGAGTTTTTTTCTGTCTTATTTTCtctgtatgtgtgtgtgtgtgtgtgtgctacTGTCATAGGTTTTTGATGGCTGCAAAGATGATTTGATTGGCATGTGTAAATACAAAGTAAACAAACCATCCATACGGACAAATCCTCAAGTTTTAACCAAGTAAAATACAAACTCCtaaatttttcaaatgtttttactttCGTAGATGCTTTTTTTCAGTTGAAGCTGTTTAAATATTTTCATCAGCATGATTCCTGTTTTCGATAATgaatcttcttgtttttttgtaaggggAGGGGGGTTTGTTGATTTGCACATACAAGGATTTTCTTAATATGGAGTAAGTTTTGTTGATAAATGTGAAATAAAAGTAATCCTGAaaaggtgtttaaaaaaatattgatctgcatttttttgtggacttattgtgtgtgtgtcgaaattacaaattttgaacTGGTGTTGTATGTTTGAGCCTCCCCTCTCATATGGTAGGGTTTAATGCTACTTGGAAGCAAATTCAATCACAGATTTTATCTTCTTTAATAGGAATTTAAGTTCATGTTTACCTCCAGCCTCTACAATCTAGACTACTTTAAGACTGGAATATCTTTTTCTACCTTTggctcccctgagttattttcatcttaagAATTGTTACTCCTGTATATCCCTTTACCACGAGTTGTAagcctttttttggggggggggaatatatTGAATTCTGTTCTTTTttctctgcaaaaaaaaacaagtggaGGGGGGTTtctagttttgttttctcttttcgGCAGGGAAAAATGAGGATTAATTATTTTTACCTCATTCCTCAACGGATGAGCAAAGAAAAAGAAGGATGAGAAAGAAAAATATAGACAATACTGTTCTGAAAAGtagaagcccccccccccccccccccattaaagCGAATTGCCTGCCCTTTCTTCACAACCCCCAACTGATGAATGAAACCCCCGAATAGATTTATTCGATTAACAAAGAAGATAAACTTTGTCCATTGGTGCTCATCCGTTGAGGTAAATGTAATTaatccccccacccccaccctctTGTCTTTTGcagagaaaaaaagaacagaaaCGTATATTTCGATTATAAGGAGCTACCGATTTTAATGATGTCATGAGTATCAAATACGAATAGTCGATTCCTACGTGTCACCTCGTCTTTTCACACTACACTAGcactgtacatgtgtatggTTGTTGTCGTGTAAACAACTATCAATCATTTGGACCCTTGACTAACAACAAGTAACACATTTGTTTACCATCATGACCATGGTCCCTCGGTGATTTAATCATACAGTTTTACTCTCTGCATAGTTTGCATGTAACTGTGTTAAAACCATGTCAGGTTCAACGACGAAATCAGAATTTATAGTCGGTGGGAAGTACAGACTCGTGAGGAAAATAGGCAGTGGTTCCTTCGGTGACATCTACCTGGGAATTAATATCAGCAATGGCGACGTGAGTAGACTTTGAAGTATGATCTCTCTGCCCCATACTCTGCCAGGCATTTAATAAAGATGGTCTGTCTGTCCGGCATGTGCGTCCGGTGTGTTTTTgttcatggaggaagaaatctTCCCCATGGTATGATGGTGGTGTTTATATGTTGTCATATTCACAGTCTCTTCTTAGTcttaaaattatgttttaaaattaaagcaTGTAAAGTTACATTTGATTTGGTGTCTTGAGTAATTTTTGATATTGCGTTTAATCATTACCAATATATACCATTACTACAACACTACCACTAGTTTTACTACCATTGACTGATTTAGAATAGATTGAGTTTGGATTACCATGTCCATGAATATTATGAGACTTGCgtccagggtccaattttataaATGAATTTAAGGTTTAACTTTATCGCCAAtcaatagcaaaatatcaaaagagggcgctgttgaacccacacaaagatataggcgaTGCGTGCGCGAGCCGTGCCCCATATGCTTCCCACAATTTCACAAAGGGGCAaagcattgcggttctgaatcgcgataaacatATGGGCCACCAGTGACCAGTCAcaacatagagtaaggacagagaccttactctatggtcacaacaatgtataatattaataaacattaATTGCATTTGCttataaaatattattcattattcaCTACCTGGTGTTTTGTTTACCTGAATGGATTGGGAATAAAGTGAAcagaatttaattgaattaagTGTAATTATGACTGGTATTAACCTGTTTCTGAAATGTGCACTATATTTGGTAAGCACATTGAGAAATGTGCTTACTATACTGCTGAGGAAGTCCATCCAATGTCAATGTAACAAGAGAATTTTTGCAGTGGACTGCAGAGCAAGTTTGTCCAATAAACTAAAAGGAGCTGTTGAATCCAATGACAATCTTAATTATGGATTGCCAAATTTTGAATTAAAAGAACAACATACATTCATACTTTGACTTTTAGTCACTTGTGGTTAACAAATGTATTTCACATATCTTTCCCCAGGATTTTCTGATTGTTAGTTTAATAGTTGCCAAGAATCCATAATTTCTCTGACCCTCCCAAATCCCACAGGAAGTTGCAGTTAAGTTGGAGTCTCTGAAAGCAAGACATCCCCAGCTGCTGTACGAGAGCAAACTTTATAAGATTCTACAAGGAGGTATTGGCATCCCTAAAAACAGGTACGTATGTCTCCTTCATTCCACCATATGGCTGGCAGCCTACCCTCCCCCACGGTTGGCAGGGTTGAAGGGCACCCTCTGCACCCTCCGCCCAGACTGGCTGGGTTAAAGGGTGCCCTCATCCACTCTCCGTCTCGGCTAGCAGGGTTGAAGGGTGCCCTCCCCCACCCTCCACCCCAGCTGGCAGGGTTGGGTGCCCTCATCCACCCCACCCAAGCCGTCAGGGTAAAAGGGTGCCCTCCCCCACCCTCCACCCCAGCTGGCAGGGTTGTGTACCCTGCCCCACCCTCTACCCTAGCTGGCAGGGTTGTGTACCCTGCCCCACCCTCCACCCTAGCTGGCAGGGTTAACGGTTAAAGGGTGCCCTTATCCACTCCACCCAAGCTGTCAGGGTAAAAGGGTGCCCTCCCCACCCTCTACCCCAGCTGGCAGAGTTGTGTACCCTGCCCCACCCTCCACCCCAGCTCACAGGGTTAATGGTTAAAAGGGTGCCCTCATCCACCCTCTACCCCAGCTGGCGGGGTAAAAGGGTGCTCTCCCTCACCCTAGATAGGCCTACCTCCCATTTAAAATTGAATCAGGTTTTGGATTCACACCCATTTTTACACTGATATTTGATTGTCTCAAGTATTGCTTGGTAGGTACTGTACACACATTTGTACTAACCAGCACTCAATTTAATGAATTCAAAATAAATGCTTGACGCATGCTTGACTAAAGCCCTTCAACATTCAACCCTTGCTGTTTTGTTTGACAGTTTGTGGAAGCCATTAAACCTCAGCTGTACCACGCAACTAGCAGTACAGTCaaattggagggggggggggctatacTTGTAGGCCTAACATGCCTACTAAGGATTCAATAGTCAACTcccaatgttgttgttgtgtaacaaaaaaagttaaaagtaCACTGCTTATGGTACAATGTTGACCCAGTGGTGCATAATTTAATTAGAGTTTTGCACCTTTTTATGAACTGTACACATACAGGTAGGCATAACTGTTGGCATAATTATTCGTGTGAATGCATGGCACCACCAGCCAGTTTACCAATCAACTAGCGACTTCTAAAAAATGCCACGCATAAATTTAGTGCAGAGCATACTAAGTTCACTGTTATTATAAATGTAAATTGAAagtttttagtattttttttaaaggtctcATTTCTATTGTTTTGTAAGGgtctatgtttttatttatttctttagcataatttattttgcattttaagAGGGTACAAAAAAACCTGTCAAGGACTCTTGAAAGGTGGCAAATTATTACCTTGAAGGGATATGTTTCGCTCTTGCTCTATGTTCATTCAGTGTGAACAACGTGCATACAGTGATGGTTGTGTCCTTGTTATACCTACATACAGTCTGACAATGACAGTGTATGTAATCACCATATTTATTATGTATACAATTATGGGTTAATTCAAGACAAGGTCACACCTCCATAACATGTTATAAAAACACGTTTGTTTGGCTCATCAAGTAGATATTCACTGGGAAGTTGGAAGATctggttggctcagtggtttctttatctgcctttcacctctgcgAATcctagttcgaatcccacctcagacacAGAGCCTTGcgtatggattgggttttcagtccaaTGTCCATAGGCCTGGGTTTTCCCAATTTGGGTTTTCACCCACAATCCCACATCTAAAACGGAAGTAGTTCTTTTAATTTCCGATCCATTGTGGCACTAAGTGCTGTTTGATTTGTAATCAAAATTTGCAATGGAGTCAATGTCATGATAAATACCGCTcccataaaaaatataaaaactgcaCATTAGGGGAGCTAACTAAGAGGACTATTTGAAGAACTTGGACTTTACCTGCCTGGCCTTTTCTTCCAAGTCTTGACATGCTTGATTGAAGGCTAGGGTTATCTTGAAAGCTATCTCATGACCTTGGAATTGAAATGCTGAcatacatacagtacatgtacactgttaaATGGTCTTTCAGCATCAGCCAAAGAGTTTCTGAATAATAAAAGGcactttgttgtttttatgttaaGGTAAAAGTGAAGTATTTTAGgcctacagtacatgtatcatGCATTGGACAGCAACATGCTTTTGATGTGCAGAATGGTGATCATTACTACACCTGTGTGTAGCTTTTTGTTCActaaattttcaaaattatcaAATTCGAAGTTTGAGAGCCTTTTTAATTAATACATTATTTTTTCATGAAGTAAATTATATTAGTAATCATTTTTGAACTGCCACTCAGTACAATGGTCGAACATAAACTCATAAAAGAATGAGATTATTATCAAGGCAAAATTTGTCATGATTATTAGAAAGTATTCAATATTCAAGTCCTAGGTTGAAtttggaaatgtttttgtttttttaagacaaataaaaatgtacctGTTGTCTactacaatgttttaaatttgatattATTCAGGCTAAAGGCATCAATTTGCGTCTTGCCGATGCAGTGCATATTACTAATATTGACATGAATTATTGATTAGAAGGCCCAATTAACATAATCTAGGTTTCTAGGTTGCACGTACGTACGTGTACTGACCATGCAGTAATGCAAAGTGGTAGCATGCATGAAATGAAGGTACAATTCATTACTTAGACGATGTGATGCATGCCTTTGAACTTCTTCATCTCTCTGCAGTGTTGTGTATTCTGAACAGATGCATACACGACATGAGCAAACAGTGATggttaacatttttaaaataaaatggctGGTCCagtcattatgtgtatactgggtgttttgttttgtttacattgtctctgctgtttacattgtttctgttgtttacattgtctctgctgtgccttgaacacttcatttggcgcattacaaatgccaattattattatttattccaatcatttttttttcaaaagaagggatatttttgtatatattcCATCATGTGTGTCCATTGACTTTGCCTTTGAAAACCCTGATTTAAAAGTGTTTTCAATTCAACACAGGCTCAATCACAAAGAGCACAGGTTATATCTAGGGAGGGCCATTACAATgtcttactacatgtacatacaaatgCTCAAATTAGTGATACATTTACATTTGTACAGTACATTTAGTCTGTATAAACACTGAACTTAGATTGTAGTTGGAACAGGCTCAAAATCATCAAGTCAGGAAAAAgcattaatttttttcacatgatGAAGATGTACgtaatgtgttttttgtccatttttccaGAGTGGAAACCACACGCCTGTCATGTAGTGTTATGACAAGTTCCCTTGATCTAATCAATAGGATTTGTTTGTCTCTTTCCAGTTGGTTTGGTCAGGAGAAAGAGTACAATGTCCTTGTTATGGACCTGCTGGGACCTAGCCTTGAGGATCTCTTCAATTTCTGTGGTCGCAAGTTTACAATGAAGACTGTTTTGATGCTGGCAGATCAGGTATTCAATTTATTCTGTTTTGGTATTTGATTTGTGACAGTGATATGCCTACTGTATGGTTTCAAGTTCATGCTCGGTTAGTTCTAGCCtggacatctgacgtcacacttcgaagcTTGTGAACAATGCCCAGATACCACCCTGACCGGATGTTGCCAGTTGGTACCTTCGACATTGCAATTATTTCACaaggagattcgcagtcaattcACATTTCCAAGTACACATTTTGAATGAAACAACActacatgatgtacacaacattacgcacatgtacactgcatgcaGAGGACCGGAAGTGCAAGCTAGACACAACATCaatcttggtgcccttgatcACCAGCTCCTGTctaaattttcaatttcctcatctttagggagaaaatgccttggtaccctttccctttcaaaaacgaagcttaCAAGCCTGCTAAGCCGAGGTTAGTTCTTGGGACAGTGTGAAAGAGGGCGCCAAAACACTTCAGCATGGGCCAATGTAAACTGGTCCCATTTTACAGGCCCAATGATTTCAATGGATTAACTTGCGGTGACGTACACTTTTGATCTGCTCCGAAGTTATGTAGTTTGTCAGCTACACAGGCAGGTGTACTTTTGATTATCTTTGTATAATTCTAGGCCTTGATTCTTTCTTGAATTCCCTCCTCCAAACTATAGTAATTCCTGATGTATTTCTTTGCAGATGATCAGCCGTATTGAGTTTGTCCACAACAAGAACTTCATCCACAGAGATATAAAGCCTGATAACTTTCTTATGGGTATTGGGAAACATTGTAACCAGGTATGTTTAGTATTTGATGATTAGTAATGAatgtttcttaaagacactggacactattggtaattgtcaaagacaagtcttctcacttggtgtatctcaacatatgcataaaataacaaacctgtgaaaatttcagctcatcaattggtcatcaaagttgcgagaaaacaatgaaagaaaaaacacccttgtcacatgaagttgtgtgctttcagatacttgatttcgagacctcaaattctaaacttgaggtctcaaaatcaaattcgtggaaaattacttctttctcgaaaactacgtcacttcagagggagctgtttctcacaatgttttgtaccatcaacctctccccattacacgtaccaagtaaggttttatactaataattattttgagtaattacctatagtgtccactgcctttaaatccaaaGTGCTATATATGGTCTTGCCATTTATTGTTGACGCTATatcctttttgtttgtttagcttTTCATCATTGACTTTGGACTTGCCAAGAAATATCGGGACACCAGAACGAAGGCTCATATTCCTTACAGGGAAGACAAGAATCTGACGGGGACAGCAAGGTACGCCAGCATCAACGCACATCTTGGCATCGAACAAAGGTGAGCAACCTTGGGCTATATTaaccccttgcacgcacatcCCACGCAGCGTTTGTTCACGCTCACCATTTGGGTGGTCAATAGGTGTACGTGGAAACGCtgcatcgcctaaaatgtgcatttcactgaataacaccacagtgacattgcccaccaatatggcgcacccaagattattctgatgatgaggTCAGTTGAATTGggtcaagggaacttggcaaactcccacaaagtaatataaacaccaagctggcttCAGCCAATTTCcttatacaaacattggtttaacgtctatgattatgaattacacaaatcaagaagttgtgattcagtaactagatcacaatatttattctagtcattgtgaaaacaGCTGTTAACTGAGGGATTCGAAAACCCACAACAATGTGATTGCAAGtgctgcagtctaaccacttgaccatggtTGATCATTCTATTGATTACTTTGAATTGTAGATTTATTATTTCCAGCCTGCAGTACGAACCTTAAGAGTGGAGGATCTGGTGGCCAGGAGGCATTATTAGCATATTGTGTCGAGACGGGGTTTGCATGGTACAAAGCACACCTCATCCATCATACGCTATACCTCGTCCACCTAGctagacccaatttcatggctctgttaactgccgaattctgcgcttacgatcactatTCTCCACTTACATGCAAACGccaatttctgtgctagctttgTAAGCCTAGATGCCTAGTTATGTGGAGTATgcaagcgcagaagccaaaattcccccCTAACCCAAGAAAAAGGCTTGAATTTCAATGCTTCtctaagcgccgattctttgctcacagtaagcagagccatgaaactgagCCCTAGTCTCTTTGTTCCTTCTCACACAAAGTCCTCAATACAACAACACTGAGCCATTCATCTCTATGTTAAGCTGTTCGTCTTTTTAGACCATAGTAACATTAAGCAACTCCTTGTTTCTTTATCCATCTTCCAGTCGGCGAGACGACATGGAGTCGCTAGGGTACGTCCTGATGTACTTCAATAGGACCAGTCTACCGTGGCAAGGTCTTAAAGCTGCAACCAAGAAGCAGAAATATGAGAAGATTAGCGAGAAGAAGATGTCTACACCCGTAGAGGTGCTCTGCAAGGTCAGTTTAGGTCACACGTTACTGCCCATAATAAGTCACATCCCCTTCTGGTGaccccctggctgctgctttccaggttgtatcgtaaacttgggtgtgatacCCTGGCTGCATGGCAGTTAAAGACCGTATGGAATAGCCCCTTTGTTGCTATAAAAGGGGCGATCTTGTAGGGCAGGCCATATGCAATCTAAACACGTATATAttgaagcacgcagcattcctggtttgatttctgtGGCACATGCCTGCACATTTAAATACACAGTAATTGCCaattgtgttcagtgcctttaaagtttgaATTGGATCCTATTTTCCTGAAACTGTTTATCAAATCTTCAACAGGGATTTCCAGCGGAGTTTGCCATGTACTTGAACTACTCAAGGGGTCTTCGCTTTGATGAGAATCCAGACTACATGTACCTGAGGCAGTTGTTCCGAATCCTGTTCCGTACCCTCAACCACACATACGACTACGTCTTTGACTGGACCCTTCTGAAGCAGAAGGCCGCGTCGCAGATCCCAAGCCAGCACAGCACTGGAAACCAGAAGATGGGGACAGCCCAAGCGACGCGACACTCAGAGAGTCGGAACTTGAGTAGGCATTGAATGCCACGTTTGGACAGTTCTTAGAATATTTATATTGAGAAGTGTTTTCCTTGGATGTGCCAATATACAAGTGAGGATGTTAAGGTGGCTCTTCTGGAAAGTTGGGGTTTGCAGTCAacaccattttgtttcttcagcCTTGTGAGTCAACAAATGCTTATAAGGAGTGTTTTGTTGCGGTGTTAAGTGGTAGAGCCCACTAAAACTGACAATTGTAAATAgtgtaaattatattacatcaACGAACCTTTGTACAACATTCTGTACGCATGTTTATAAACCGTTATTGTAACTTGGACTGCATTGTCAATAATTATCAATTTTGCAGTGGTTATCGAGTATTTTATGCGAAGCGTAATTCAATATCAATTCAACCGTGGTTATCAAGTATTTCATGGTATTTCATGCGAAgcataattatatattttttttagcaggggaattttgttttgacagtgCATGGTGTATGTATTCACAGTGGTTAAGGTATTCAAGATAAAGAATCATGGATCAAGGAATCACAGTGACAGCGTTGAAGTTTCGTTTTCCTTGATTGAGATGATTCGTTTGTCTAAAACatgaatagaccgatccattaagctccgccccactgggtattgaccaatcacagcgccttgaacacccagcagggtggatatgtgcgcattacaagtcttattattattattattattattaatgaaggTCCGACACCAAGGTCCGACatcgtgcgcgtatgcttggcgcgagtggcagagttgtgcagaaaggcattggagagcctcTCGTGTTcttgcgtcgtgggcggagcctactggatcggtctattcctTGTGGGAAGGAACAGTACAGGTGTTACATGGGGTTAAAACTCAGggcaaaaattcacaaatctCAGCACTTGTAGCTCAGAAACATTACCAGGTCAAGATTTTATTTACAGAGacaagaattaaaataaaaagagactagaatcaaaatgagaagacagTTTGTAtaatctacaaaaaaaaatatttgaacaaaacactCAAAGAAGAGTTACATGTATCTCTTTTGCTTTGTGGTGGATACTCGGCGGGATTGAAAGAtgtttgtgagactcaaacttaacatttgaacatcattcttttgaCACAAAGATGTTTGATTGAAGAAACAAAAGACCAATGAACATGTTTTATCTTGAGCTTACTGGTCTGACACTTAACAAGTGTAAAATGAGAGCCCCTGGTGTTATGTTTTATAGTATtcaatgtaaataaaataaattaattgtaaatttgagatacaaaattacattttttggtCTTAGCCATCCcattgcacgattttcctttgTATAGCATAGCGAGAAATTGTGTCAGTTACTCAAActttgttgtttgcttatcaggCCTTTTCCTTCAGCTGCGCATCTGTGACTTTCTACCATCATCCTCTAGGGAAAAGGGAACAGGTTTGCTCAGTGTTTTGTtcactgcctttcacctctgtgtaCTGCGGTTCGaatctttggttttttttcctcccatatctaaaaaataaaaacttaacatTTCTTCTCGTTTCCCATCCATCTTGTTCATTGGATTGGGATGTTGGATGTGTGAtgaataatgataaaaaaaatggacTTTGAATTTTATGCTTTTCATTAGTTTTGGTTGAATAGTTTACTTGACATCATCCTGTCAACCACATGTATTCATGGAATTTTAGAATTATATTGATTTTGAATTGATGGTATTCTTTAGCATACACGCTGAAAGTacctatatttttttataaggaGGAATACTTTATGCTCAAACTTTCTTACAAGTGTTCCAGTTCTGCATTTTCCCCTCAGAAACTCTTTCTAATGTCTTTATGTTTCTGCAAGGTTTTCCCCCAACCTACTTGACtaatagaagaaaaaatgtCACAAAGTGGGTTTGGACAAAACTCTTGCCGTTGATTAAGAAAACGCTTTGTCCCCAAACAATGAAACAATtaatttcatgaaataaaaagtaGATTACATAATCGAGATATTGAAAAATGTATCACCTTTGTTCATTGCTTTTTTGCATGCTGCCATAATGTATGTGTCATGGCcgaactgttaaaggcagtggacactattggtaattactcaaaatagttattagcataaaacctttcttggtaacgagtaatggggagctgttggcggtataaaacattgtgataaacggctccctctgaagtgacatagttttcgagaaagaagaaatttttcacgaatttgttatcgagacctcagatttagaacttgaggtctcgaaatcaaccatccaaacgcacacctTTTTTGTATGCTGCAATAATGTGTCATGGCCGTACTGTTAACGCCAAGTAAAAGAAAACACCAGTTGATCGTCTgggttttccaaaaagaggagaatgagggcctttttattttttatttctttcaaaggtggccgccaAGTTTTTAAATTCGAACTTGCCACCAATTATTCAGTTGAAAGTCACCTCAAGCTTTATGAACTCAAGTTCATAAAGGattagtaagtttaatgttaaatttcgtttgaataaaataaataatatataaaaaaaaaaaccggtgTCCCAGTAAATTCTTTTTGCCGAAGATTGGGAGATAGAAGTAACtatgcgggtacaaccatgcaCAGGATATCTTTAGAGGGAGTGTTGGATCTGAGAAGATCTCTTTtgggggagtgttggctctaagaATAACTTTTTTGAGCGTGTATTGGCTCTGGAAACATCTCTCTTGAGAGAGTGTTGACTCGGTAAAGAACACCCCCTTCCATACACGGCTGTACCCGCAAAAGTTTACTTTTATTAGCATTTAGTtcttacggatttattttgttgCATGTAGTCATCAGCTGCACATTCCTATACGAAAAATTTTCTATGTTGTCAGCGGCTTCAACCCCACTTCTAAACCCGGTATCCCCAAACACCAATATTGATTTctctaaataaaaaatgcaaacaaaccaTTACGTAACAGCGCTCagttgtagcatggttgtagcGATCTATATTGAATAATTATTCAGTTTAAAAGATGCACAATTCGTGTAGGCATATATAGGCCACAGCGACAGCACGGCTTTCCCTTATGTTTTTCCGATTCTGACGAATTCTGTGAGTTCTGAAAGAGCTCTCGTCGCAACATAGTCTGTCGGCGTTATTGGGGACCAGTGGCGTGTTTTGTGAGACGGTTTCTCTCTGCTTTGCTACCTGCATCGGACGAATCGTAAGTTTAGATATTGTGCATTATGGGGACATAGTACTGAGTGTGTATGCATAGCTCTATGGTATGTATAAGAGCCATTTCActaggcaatttacaggcaaccagttccaggcaatctcaaaaaagaaaagaggaaCAGTCACTCAAATGTGCAGCCCAGGTGCCCCCACGGGGAAAAAAACCGACACTGCTAAAATAAAAAggggagagaaaacaaaagaaaataacaacaacaactttttaGACCCGTGTAAAATATCAGAcaaatcaccccccccccaaaaaaaaaagacaaaaatagtTCCCGTACTCATGCCAAGAGAGCAACCCAAAATACGTAAAACTGTACGTGTAGTATGATTCAGTCgcatatatttttttgatatttgagtaacttctcactcgtgccttttttcggcatctgaaagcactctgataaatactggtcttagacaaataccaagtgtccattgcctttaaaga
The sequence above is drawn from the Asterias rubens chromosome 9, eAstRub1.3, whole genome shotgun sequence genome and encodes:
- the LOC117295018 gene encoding casein kinase I-like, coding for MSGSTTKSEFIVGGKYRLVRKIGSGSFGDIYLGINISNGDEVAVKLESLKARHPQLLYESKLYKILQGGIGIPKNSWFGQEKEYNVLVMDLLGPSLEDLFNFCGRKFTMKTVLMLADQMISRIEFVHNKNFIHRDIKPDNFLMGIGKHCNQLFIIDFGLAKKYRDTRTKAHIPYREDKNLTGTARYASINAHLGIEQSRRDDMESLGYVLMYFNRTSLPWQGLKAATKKQKYEKISEKKMSTPVEVLCKGFPAEFAMYLNYSRGLRFDENPDYMYLRQLFRILFRTLNHTYDYVFDWTLLKQKAASQIPSQHSTGNQKMGTAQATRHSESRNLSRH